The window CCCGCAGTGCAAGAGCGGTAACTGCTGGTTACTTCCAGACACAGCGCCACTCTTGTGCACAGGTTGTGTCTAGTATTGCAGCTCGGTTTTATTAATGTAAATAGGGCTGAGCGGTAACATGACTCCCAACCTGAGGACGGGGACCTGACAACGACCGCACCGCACCTGATAGGTCTCCAGACGCTCCTCTCCACCTCagtcccctatagtaatgtgcgtTCCATGGGGTTGACCATTGCCCTGGTCCGCAGGCTGTCTCCGTAGTCTGCGGCTGCCAGATAAGAGCCCCTTCAATCCTTCTCCTGCCCCCCAGCATCCCTGGCACCTCTTCTTATTAAATAGGCCCCATGATGTCGCTATGTAGCAGCACTACCTCTCATGACCTACTAATCTGGAGAGACGCGGAGGATGCCGGCAGCTGGGAGGACGTTTTCTGGGCTCGTGTTCGGATGCTATGCACTACTGTCATGGCTACAGACTAGGGTCCTGCAATTCTTACAGCTCCCCTCTATACACTGGGTATTGGCTCAGTCATAGATCCAGAGTCTCTCCCAAGATGGCGTACCAGGGTGACATCACGcgacccctgcagccaatcaccgGCTGCTTCGCTCCCCCGCCATAGGATGTATCGCATAGATACCAGGGCAGAGAGAGCAGCGCTGGCTTCCTGCGGGGAGAAGCTCCGGCACCAGAGGGAGGAGCACAGGTGTTACTATTTTACAAAGGGGGAAACGTAAGGATTGAAAAGTGGACAACCCCCCATAATCCCTTCGCAGTGCTGCCACTTTCAGTTTTTGCAGTTTGTTTTTTACCCCCTTTTTCCCAGAGCTATAACTTTATTATCCTGTCCACATAAACCTATAAgggctgttttttttatttaaaaatatatatatatatatatatatatatatatatatatatatatatatatatatatatatatatatatatatatatatatatatatatatatatatatatatatatatttttttattatttttttttttaaaaaaaataagattttttttttttacatttttaattgtcCCCTTTGGGGACTATAacctaatttctttgtcgctccattgggagacccagacaattgggtgtatagcttctgcctccggaggccacacaaagtattacacttaaaagtgtaaagcccctccccttctgcctacacaccccccgtgcctcacgggctccccagtttttatgctttgtgcgaaggaggcacacatgcacgcaagctccacatcttagtcagcagcagctgctgactaggtcggatggaagaaaagagggcccataacagggtccccagcatgctcccttctcaccccactctggtcggcggtgcggttaaggttgaggtacccattgcgggtacacaggcaggagccacatgctgttttccttccccatcccttgatgggctctgggtgaagtgggatcctaatcggtctccaggcactggggccgtgctccctccgcagcccctggggaatctgctggacaggagctgggtatcgtcagggacaaggccctgctactgtgaggtactctgtgtccccctggaggaccgcgcatggagcgcttgtgccatacacaccgcagcactgctgggtgtgttagtgcgccggggactaccgcgccggccgcgcttatttgccggccgcgcttataactttagtccccggcttttgcggcctagtatcgcatactcccgcccccaggcctgccagtcaggggaagggcgggacgctgcacaggacgtcagcgctgagggctggagcatactgtgtatcctcctcccccctcactcagcacagtggggcatcagattcacgcactttctggggcacgcccacggccccctcctccccacagaacgcagacagccattcctgtcagcacctctgacgctggagaggagagacaacacggctctgggaggcccaggcagggaatctggtgatcacacaaccgctttgagcggtcggtaagcagcacctgggtgctggccccactgagtgccgaagtgtacatatatatatatatatatatgcttatatgctatacatttacactgtacggtcgcactgttgatttttggctatataccctcctgcattgtactcagaggagacaacagcatgtcgtccgcaaaaagcaagggtgccaaagcacaggctttctttgcaacctgtacttcatgtgcggctatactaccggcaggttccaccgatcctcattgtgtgcaatgctcggcccctgtggcacttactcagccgcagccgctgccactggtggcccaagtggaaccacctgctaccactgtccaggtgacagggacggagtttgcagtatttgctaacaaactgtctgagagtatggataaatggtctgctaagatactagaagccttgcagtccaggccggtaactcaggccccgggcactgttgtatcattgaccccaggcccccctcggttagagcagcaaaatgctcctggggtgactcataggtcccaaaatgaggtctctgacacggaccgcagtcccagaccgcctaagcgggctcgctgggagcttccatcgacttcatcacactgctcagggtctcagcagggggactctctagaggatgaagcggaggtggcagatcaggattctgatcctgaagccgctctcaacctagatacgccagagggagacgccatagtgaacgaccttatagcgtccatcaatcaggtgttggagctTTCTCCCCCAgcgcctccaattgaggagtcagcttctcagcaggagaaattccgttttaggtttcccaagcgtgcattgagtacgtttctggatcactctgacttcagagaggcagtccagaaacaccgagcttgtccagataagcgcttttctaagcgccttaaggacacacgttatcccttcccccctgacgttgtcaagggttgggctgagtgtcccaaggtggatcctccagtctccagactggcggccagatccatagttgcagtggaagatggggcttcactcaaagatgccactgacagacagatggagctctggttgaaatccatctatgaggctatcggcgcgtcctttgctccggcattcgcagccgtatgggccctCCAAGCTatatcagcttgtcactcgcagattaatgcagtcacacgtgcctctgctccgcaggtggtgtcattaacctctcaggcgtcggcgtttgcgtcctacgccattaatgctgtcctggactctacgagccgtacggcggtagcatccgccaattcggtggcagtccgcagggccatgtggctacgtgaatggaaggcagactctgcttccaaaaagttcttaaccgggttgccattttctggcgaccgcctgtttggtgagcgattggatgaaatcattaaacaatccaagggaaaggactcatccttaccccagcccaaaccgaagagacctcaacaacggaaggtacaatcgaggtttcggtcctttcggcccgcgggcaggtctcaattctcatcgtccaacaggccacagaagagtcagacgaactccgattcatggcggtctaagtcacgtcctaaaaagactgccggaggaaccgcttctaaagcggcctcctcatgactttcggcctcttcacaccgcatcctcggtcggtggcaggctctcccgcttttgcgacgcctggttgccacaggtacaagaccgttgggtgagagacattctatctcacggttacaggatagagttcagctctcgtcctccgactcgttttttcagaacatctccgccccccgagcgagccgatgctcttcttcaggcggtgtgcactttgaaggcagaaggagtggtgatccctgttcctcttcagcaacagggtcacggtttttactccaacttgtttgtggtgccaaaaaaggacggatctttccgtcctgttctggacctaaaactgctcaacaaacacgtgaaaaccaggcggttccggatggaatcgctccgctccatcatcgcctcaatgtcccaaggagacttcctagcatcaatcgacatcaaagatgcttatctccatgtaccgattgcaccagagcatcagtgcttcctgcgtttcgccatagggaacgaacaccttcagttcgtggcactgcctttcggcctggcgacagcaccacgggtcttcaccaaggtcatggcaacagtggtagcagtcctacactctcagggacactcggtgatcccttacttagacgatctgcttgtcaaggcaccctctcgagtggcatgccaacgcagcctgaacattgctctggagactctccagagattcgggtggatcatcaatttcccaaagtcaaatctgacaccggcccaatcactgacatatctcggcatggagtttcatactctctcagcgatagtgaagcttccgctggacaaacagcgttcactacagacaggggtgcaatctctccttcaaggtcggtcacaccccttgaggcgcctcatgcacttcctagggaagatggtggcagcaatggaggcagttccttttgcgcagtttcatctgcgtccacttcaatgggacattctccgcaagtgggacaggaagtcgacgtccctcgacaggaacgtctccctttctcaggcagccaaagcctcccttcggtggtggcttcttcccacttcattgtcgaaggggaaatccttcctacccccatcctgggcggtggtcacgacggacgcgagtctgtcaggatggggagcggtctttctccaccacagagctcagggtacctggactcagccagagtcctccctgcagatcaatgttctggagataagggcagtatttcttgccctaaaggcgttccagccgtggctgaaaggcaaacagatccgaattcagtcggacaattccacagcggtggcatacatcaaccaccaaggcggaacacgcagtcggcaagccttccaggaggtccggcggattctgctgtgggtggaatccacagcatccaccatctccgcagttcacatcccgggcgtagaaaactgggaagcagactttctcagtcgccagggcatggacgcaggggaatggtcccttcacccggacgtgtttcaagagatctgttgccgctgggggatgccggacgtcgacctaatggcgtccctgcacaacaacaaggtcctggcattcatggcacggtctcaagatcacagagctctggcggcagacgcattagttcaggattggtcgcagtttcaactgccttatgtgtttcctcctctggcactgttgcccagagtgttacgcaagatcaggtccgactgccgccgcgccatcctcgtcgctccagactggccgaggaggtcgtggtacccggatctgtggcatctcacggtgggtcaaccgtgggcactaccagaccgaacagacttgctgtctcaagggccttttttccatctgaattctgcggccctcaacctgactgtgtggccattgagtcctggatcctagcgtcttcagggttatctcaagaggtcattgccactatgagacaggctaggaaaccaacgtccgccaagatctaccacaggacgtggagaatattcttatcctggtgctctgatcagggttttactccctggccatttgccttgcccacttttctttccttccttcaatcaggattggaaaagggtttgtcgctcggctcccttaagggacaagtctcagcgctctctgtgtttttccagaagcgcctagccagacttccaaaggtacgcacgttcctgcagggggtttgtcacatcgtacctccttacaagcgtccgttagaaccctgggatctgaacagggttctgatggctcttcagaaaccacccttcgagccaatgaaggatatttctctttcacgcctttcgcagaaagtggcctttctagtagcagtcacttcacttcggagagtgtctgagctagcagcgctgtcatgcaaagctcctttcctggtgtttcaccaggacaaggtggttctgcggccggttccggaatttctccctaaggtggtatccccctttcatctcaatcaggatatctccttaccttctctttgtccatatccagttcaccaatgtgaaaaggatttgcacttgttggatcttgtgagagcactcagattctacatttctcgtacggcgcccctgcgccgctcggatgcactctttgtccttgtcgctggccagcgtaaagggacacaagcttccaaatcaaccctggctcggtggatcaaggaactaattctcgaagcctaccgttcctctgggcttccggttccatcagggctgaaggcccattctaccagagccgtgggtgcgtcctgggctttgcggcaccaggctacggctcagcaggtgtgtcaggcggctacctggtcgagcctgcacactttcacgaaacactatcaggtgcatgcctatgcttcggcagatgccagcctaggtagaagagtccttcaggcggcggttgcccacctgtaggaaggggccgttttacggctctattacgaggtattattttacccacccagggactgcttttggacgtcccaattgtctgggtctcccaatggagcgacaaagaagggaattttgtttacttaccgtaaattccttttcttctagctccaattgggagacccagcacccgcccctgttcccttcgggctgttgttctttgtgtacacatgttgttcatgttgaatggttttcagttttccgaacttccttcggattgaaattactttagaccaatttataagtttcctccttcctgcttttgcaccaaaactgaggagcccgtgaggcacggggggtgtataggcagaaggggaggggctttacacttttagtgtaatactttgtgtggcctccggaggcagaagctatacacccaattgtctgggtctcccaattggagctagaagaaaaggaatttacggtaagtaaacaaaattcccttcattgtctGGTCATTTCTATTATATACAGCTGTAccacagaattgctgcatacagtaAATtttacagtctcctttgaagcttgGCCCCAGGCAGGTTCCAATGAGCGCTGCTATGACAAGTATGGGGGTCTGCAGCAGACCCCCGCCCCagctgtcataacaacccatcagTGGCCTACCATCACACCGCGGGTGGTTAGAATGGCGCACCTCCATGCCAGCGCATTTTAAATCCCGCTGTCTGGGTttagacagcgggatttaacaggttaacaatcgcaGGCAGAACTCCGCTCTCCCCATGTTTGTTAGCGGCAAGTAATACACTGTCATTACCTGCTGGGTAcaaccagccccctgcacacactcCATAGACATGCAATAAAGCTGGAGTCAGTGGTGATGGCTGTGTATGAAGTCACGGAGCAGCCGGCACGTAATAGCCAAGGGATAATGGACCCCAATTCTGCTTTAAGCCCCAGGAACTGCCGGTCAGTGCTGCTGTAAAGATGGCGGCCCACGTATTTCAGTATAAAGCATCATCTGCTGATTTTACAGGAGAGAAGAGGAGGAACGGAGACGGCGGGAAGAGGAGGAGCGGCAGCGGCTGCTGCGGGAAGAGGAGAAGcggagaaaagaggaggaggagaggctgaggagagagcaggaggagaggatGCGGGCGGAGGACGAAAGGTTTCGAATGGAGCAGCAGAAGTAAGTACTCCCATCACGAAGCAGATTACAGTACACTCCTCCTGAAAGGCATTAGGATATTCTTGCGTGAATCACTCGTGCAGGACTCCACAATATGAGCTGTAGTGGAAAGTCAGAGGGTGCATGAACCCCAACAACGGAGCCAACGAGCCCCTCAGTGCGCCATCACATCTTAatggaaaaaacaaagaaaatctATCAAGCTACTAAATGGGTGCACGGCTCAGCGGGGGCATCAAGGGAAGATCGTGCATATGTGTCTCATAGAcgtaaatctattttttttttttttttttttttttttttttatacaggcaGCAGATAATGTCGGCTCTGAACTCGCAGacggcggtgcagtttcagcagtaCGCAGCACAGCAGTACCCGGGGAACTTCGAGCAACAGCAGCTCCTCATCCGACAGCTGCAGGAGCAACACTACCAGCAGTACATGCAGCAGCTGTACCAAGTGCAGCTCGCCCAACAACAGGTAGACGCCTTGCACGGTCTCCCGAGCCGCGCTGGTCTTGGGGCGCACGGTCTCCCGGGCCGCGCTGGTCTTGGGGCGCACGGTCTCCCGGGCCGCGCTGGTCTTGGGGCGCACGGTCTCCCGAGCCGCGCTGGTCTTGGGGCGCGCGGACCCCCGGGCCGCGCTGGTCTTGGGGCGCGCGGACCCCCGGGCCGCGCTGGTCTTGGGGCGCGCGGACCCCCGGGCCGCGCTGGTCTTGGGGCGCGCGCACCCCCGAGACCATGTTCCCATATAGCAGGAATGCTGCGGGGTTTCTTTGTATGCCCACTGTGCACTAAAGACCCTGGTGAACTGACATCCTTCCTTGTTCTTaccttcatgctttacactgcagctttgcttcATTCTGTACAAATGGCTCTGCAGGAAGCAATGAAGAATGCTGATAAATAACATGGTGTTACCCTCATCGCCCCTTACAGGCGGCCTTACAGAAACAGCAGGAGGCGCTTTCAGCAGGAACCAGCTCCCCAGTCAGTTCTCCATCCAAGATGAGCATGGGAAGTATCACCGGCTCCGGAGAAGCCCCCTCGGTCAATGGACAAACCCACCCACACATAGACAGCGCCGAGACAGAAATGGAGGCCGACCCGCTGGAAGATCTGCTGGAGAATGGACCTAAAGGTGCGTCCTATTGAGAGCAATGGAGCGGTTTCTGTAGGGTCGGTCCATCTAGGAGACAACCCATGGACGACCATATACCTGGACATTGGGCTCTTGTCCCAAAAGGATAACGAGGCAGAGCTTCTGTGCCAATTCCTCCATGGAGTCGGGGTTTAATTTCGATCATTATtttcctcttctctgtctctagAGTCCACGCCGGTCATCGCTGCTCCATCCATGTGGACAAGACCCCAAATAAAAGACTTCAAAGAGAAGATCCGGCAGGACGCGGACTCGGTCATCACCGTGGGAAGAGGAGAGGTGGTCACAGTCCGGGTCCCGACGCACGAGGAGGGCTCCTATCTTTTCTGGGAGTTTGCCACAGATAACTTTGACATTGGTTTTGGGGTTTACTTTGAATGGACAGACTCCCCAAACACGGCTGTGAGCGTGCACGTCAGCGAGTCCAGCGAGGACGAGGAGGAAGACGAAGGTACTTGTACAATTATTACTATGTATTAATATAAATTGCGCAGTTGTTCTTCATCGATGGTGGAAGGATGAATGACCGGCTGCAGCAGGATCCTCCCCCCTTTGCCCTTCAGTAGGACGCTGATTAAAGGGTTTGTCTCCTCTTCAGGAGGGTACTGTTCTCATGTTTGTCGGGGGGGCAGCACGCTCCTGAAGACGACCAATTCAGGCCAACCGGCTGCAGCAGGATCCTCCCCCCTTTGCCCTTCAGTAGAACGCTGATTAAAGGGTTTGTCTCCTCTTCAGGAGGGTACTGTTCTCATGTTTGTCGGGGGGCAGCACGCTCCTGATGACAAATTCAGGCCAACCGGCTGCAGCAGGATCCTCCCCCCTTTGCCCTTCAGTAGTATGCTGATTAATGGGTTTGTCTCCTCTTCAGGAGCGCACTGTTCTCATATTTGTAGGGTGACAGCACACGCCTGAAGACGACTAGTTAAGGCCAACCGGTTGCAGCAGGATCCTCCCCCCTTTGCCCTTCAGTAGGACGCTGATTAAAGGGTTTGTCTCCTCTTCAGGAGGGTACTGTTCTCATGTTTGTCGGGGGGCAGCACGCTCCTGAAGACGACCAATTCAGGCCAACCGGCTGCAGCAGGATCCTCCCCCCTTTGGAAGCTGATTGAAGAGTCTGTCTCATAGTCAGGAGCGCACTGTTCCCCTGTTTGTCGGGGGGCAGCACGCTCCTGAGGACAGTTTCAGCTGCTAGGATGGTTGAGCCTCTGGCCCTAAACTGGCTGCACTTCGATGCCATCAGCAGAAGAGCTCTGCAGGAGGGAAAACAGCTGAATCTTGTAATCCAGCTTCAGAGCTCTAAAGCGAAGACTTGCAACCATAAGCATGCTCTAATTGCCTAATAAATACCGGTCACCCCTGATTAGACTGCAGAGGTGGTCGGTAACCCAGGCAACGAGTTGCAAACTATAGAATTTTTGGCATCCAGCTTCGCAGCGGTGCTCCCAGCCTCTAAAGTGAAGAGTTGCAAGCGTGCTCTACTTGCGTAAGAAAAAAGTCACCACTGATaagactgcagaggtggccggtaacctaggcaacCAGCTAAAAAAAACTATAGAATTTTGCCAGAAGACTCTCTTATGCTTTTGTGAACCAGTTTCGTAGTCTGAACTCActcctgacattttttttttttggtcttttcCTTACAGAGAACCCCAACAACGAAGAGAAAGCCAAAAAGAACGCCAACAAGCCTCAGCTGGATGAGATTGTGCCGGTCTACAGGCGGGATTGCCACGAAGAGGTGTACGCCGGCAGCCACCAGTACCCCGGCCGGGGGGTCTACCTGCTCAAATTTGACAACTCTTATTCCTTGTGGCGTTCGAAATCCGTGTATTACAGAGTGTATTATACTAGATAAAGAAAGGGGGAGGGGCCAGAAATCAGGGGGAGGGGCCAGGGCAGCGAGTCGATCACGTGTGCTGGATCCTTATCAGTGTCGTCTCCTCATCCCTCCCCGTCACATGGCGGCCGACACTAATAACAACGTGCTGTGACTTAACCCATTCAGTGGCACTGCGCTTGGTGACAATGAAAAAGGGGTTAAAGATAATTTGGCTGCGTCTGCACTTTcggtttttgtttggttttttttcttgcacctgtttggaatttttaattattattatattttattcatgATCCGGTCAGGAGATGGATGCACGCGCATGAGAAGAGTCACGGGCGGCACTTTTCTGTTGGCCACCAGGGTAGCGAGCGCCCCTTTAAGGACTGGTGAAAGTCCACGTGTCCCCATCCTGTGCGGCGGGGTGCGTGTCATTTTTGCACCACGCTCAGTTAGCTCAGCGTTATCGCAAATTCTGCAtcgatggttttttttttttttttcctctgcattAAAGCAAATGCAAAATGTGCTCTCTGGTATCAGCCCTCCGTAACGggcaggagggggggaggggtggAAAGTTTCTTATCTGTTCTCAGTCTGATTTGTCTGATCTTGTACCATGTAAAATATGTAACAAATACGAGAAAtggtttataataataataatcatatggAATATTCTGTCCTGTGTGATCTGCAGTTCGGGGGAAACACTAAACCTCCTGCAATGCCACGCAGCAGAGCGTGCGACAGTGCGGGGTGGGCTGAGAAGCGAGGAGGAAATCGGCAGAATCGGGATTGCAGCTCCAGAGGTGTTATTAGCATTATAccgtatttcttcagcgctctattgggagacccagacgattggggtatagctactgccctctggaggccacacaaagcactacattaaaagtgcaaggcccctccccctctggctatacccccccccgtggtatcacgggttctccagttttagctttgtgtgcgaaggaaacgcaaggctgccaaggcaaaaagggctgtgtatactgcgtgtgctgcatgtggggctaatctaccagcaggctccgatgacccccattgtgtgcaatgctccgacccggtgctgcttcgccagccggagtcaggagaggtagtgacccaggctgagacgcttgtaggttctgccccggtgacagggacagactttgcagtttttgctgat is drawn from Anomaloglossus baeobatrachus isolate aAnoBae1 chromosome 3, aAnoBae1.hap1, whole genome shotgun sequence and contains these coding sequences:
- the ACBD3 gene encoding Golgi resident protein GCP60 — translated: MAVVSSTERLEVSIDGLTLSPDPEEAAGGEREEEQSREPPPQDDTEALSMEQRWGFSLEELYGLALKFFKEKDGKAFHPTYEEKLRLVALHKQVLLGPYNPDTCPEVGFFDVLGNDRRKEWATLGNMSKQEAMTEFVTLLNRCCHLFSTYVTSHKIEKEEQERKRREEEERRRREEEERQRLLREEEKRRKEEEERLRREQEERMRAEDERFRMEQQKQQIMSALNSQTAVQFQQYAAQQYPGNFEQQQLLIRQLQEQHYQQYMQQLYQVQLAQQQAALQKQQEALSAGTSSPVSSPSKMSMGSITGSGEAPSVNGQTHPHIDSAETEMEADPLEDLLENGPKESTPVIAAPSMWTRPQIKDFKEKIRQDADSVITVGRGEVVTVRVPTHEEGSYLFWEFATDNFDIGFGVYFEWTDSPNTAVSVHVSESSEDEEEDEENPNNEEKAKKNANKPQLDEIVPVYRRDCHEEVYAGSHQYPGRGVYLLKFDNSYSLWRSKSVYYRVYYTR